One Serpentinicella alkaliphila DNA segment encodes these proteins:
- a CDS encoding NAD(P)(+) transhydrogenase (Re/Si-specific) subunit beta — protein MEPLVYYIICAFLSITVLIGIALMSKVKTAIIGNILSSVATLIAIIVTLLYFGILSDKWTIYTIFVCLFVGSIIGLILAQKVKMIQMPQLVATLNGVGGAASALVGGAAIFSANATFELATATLALFVGTLTFTGSLIAAGKLANIIDGRPVVWKGHTALMSTSISLLLFILIAFLFFNPPMLLTTIVAIFMSAFLGIGIAIRVGGADMPITISLLNSFSGVAAAIAGLAINDILLVSIGGIVGSSGLLLTQIMCKSMNSSLSKILQGKTSVSKVVHNEEKKAEDVGHVNEKSKEVPVEEILRSAKKAIIVPGYGMAIAQAQHLVKQLADILECNGCEVKYAIHPVAGRMPGHMNVLLAEADVSYEQLYEMEDINEEFKDCDVCIVVGANDVLNPAAREAEGTPIYGMPILNVDEAKHIIFCNSSLSPGYAGVENPLYKRTEGTSILLGDASETLANIIKDIKTNKQEKEEVKTTDSSVVELLGGAKRAIIVPGYGMAIAQAQHLVKQLADILECNGCEVKYAIHPVAGRMPGHMNVLLAEADVSYEQLYEMEDINEEFKDCDVCIVVGANDVLNPAAREAEGTPIYGMPILNVDEAKHIIFCNSSLSPGYAGVENPLYKRTEGTSILLGDASETLANIIKDIKTNKQEKEEVKTTDSSVVELLGGAKRAIIVPGYGMAIAQAQHLVKQLADILEGNGCEVKYAIHPVAGRMPGHMNVLLAEADVSYEQLYEMEDINEEFKDCDVCIVVGANDVLNPAAREAEGTPIYGMPILNVDEAKHIIFCNSSLSPGYAGVENPLYKRTEGISILLGDASETLEKLLEEIKVT, from the coding sequence ATGGAGCCCTTAGTATATTATATTATCTGCGCCTTCTTATCAATAACTGTTCTAATAGGTATAGCACTTATGAGTAAAGTTAAAACCGCTATAATTGGTAATATACTTAGCTCTGTAGCTACGTTGATAGCAATAATAGTTACCCTATTGTATTTTGGGATTCTGTCGGATAAGTGGACAATTTATACAATTTTTGTTTGTCTATTTGTAGGGAGTATTATTGGATTAATATTAGCTCAGAAAGTTAAAATGATTCAAATGCCTCAATTAGTTGCTACTCTAAATGGAGTTGGAGGTGCCGCATCTGCACTTGTAGGAGGTGCTGCAATTTTTTCAGCTAATGCAACTTTTGAGTTAGCTACTGCTACACTAGCTCTTTTTGTAGGTACACTAACTTTTACGGGTAGTTTAATTGCTGCGGGCAAGTTGGCAAATATTATAGATGGTAGGCCGGTAGTTTGGAAGGGGCATACGGCTTTAATGTCTACATCTATTAGTCTATTATTATTTATATTAATTGCATTTTTATTTTTTAACCCGCCTATGTTGCTTACAACTATAGTTGCTATCTTTATGAGCGCCTTTTTAGGTATTGGGATAGCTATAAGAGTTGGTGGGGCAGATATGCCAATAACTATTTCACTTTTAAATTCCTTTAGTGGAGTAGCAGCAGCAATTGCAGGCTTGGCCATTAATGATATTTTGCTTGTATCTATAGGTGGAATAGTTGGATCTAGTGGGTTGCTTTTAACTCAAATTATGTGTAAATCAATGAATAGTAGTCTATCTAAAATATTACAGGGAAAAACTAGTGTTTCTAAAGTAGTACACAACGAGGAAAAGAAAGCAGAGGATGTTGGGCATGTAAATGAGAAGTCTAAAGAAGTCCCAGTAGAAGAAATCCTTAGGTCAGCTAAAAAAGCCATTATAGTGCCTGGCTATGGAATGGCAATAGCTCAAGCCCAGCATTTAGTAAAACAATTGGCAGACATTTTGGAGTGTAATGGATGTGAGGTTAAATATGCGATACATCCAGTGGCAGGAAGAATGCCTGGACATATGAATGTATTGTTAGCAGAAGCGGATGTATCATATGAACAGCTATATGAAATGGAAGATATAAATGAAGAGTTCAAGGACTGCGATGTTTGTATAGTTGTAGGAGCAAATGACGTACTGAATCCAGCGGCAAGAGAGGCAGAGGGAACCCCTATATATGGAATGCCTATATTAAATGTAGATGAAGCAAAACATATAATATTTTGTAATAGTAGCTTATCCCCAGGTTATGCAGGGGTAGAGAATCCTCTGTATAAAAGAACTGAGGGTACAAGTATATTATTAGGTGATGCCAGTGAAACATTAGCAAATATCATTAAAGATATTAAAACGAATAAGCAGGAAAAAGAAGAAGTAAAGACAACGGATTCTTCTGTTGTGGAATTACTTGGTGGTGCGAAAAGGGCTATAATAGTGCCTGGCTATGGAATGGCAATAGCTCAAGCCCAGCATTTAGTAAAACAATTGGCAGACATTTTGGAGTGTAATGGATGTGAGGTTAAATATGCGATACATCCAGTGGCAGGAAGAATGCCTGGACATATGAATGTATTGTTAGCAGAAGCGGATGTATCGTATGAACAGCTATATGAAATGGAAGATATAAATGAAGAGTTCAAGGACTGCGATGTTTGTATAGTTGTAGGAGCAAATGACGTACTGAATCCAGCGGCAAGAGAGGCAGAGGGAACCCCTATATATGGAATGCCTATATTAAATGTAGATGAAGCAAAACATATAATATTTTGTAATAGTAGCTTATCCCCAGGTTATGCAGGGGTAGAGAATCCTCTGTATAAAAGAACTGAGGGTACAAGTATATTATTAGGTGATGCCAGTGAAACATTAGCAAATATCATTAAAGATATTAAAACGAATAAGCAGGAAAAAGAAGAAGTAAAGACAACGGATTCTTCTGTTGTGGAATTACTTGGTGGTGCGAAAAGGGCTATAATAGTGCCTGGCTATGGAATGGCAATAGCTCAAGCCCAGCATTTAGTAAAACAATTGGCAGACATTTTAGAGGGTAACGGATGTGAGGTTAAATATGCGATACATCCAGTGGCAGGAAGAATGCCTGGACATATGAATGTATTGTTAGCAGAAGCGGATGTATCATATGAACAGCTATATGAAATGGAAGATATAAATGAAGAGTTCAAGGACTGCGATGTTTGTATAGTTGTAGGAGCAAATGACGTACTGAATCCAGCGGCAAGAGAGGCAGAGGGAACCCCTATATATGGGATGCCTATATTAAATGTAGATGAAGCAAAACATATAATATTTTGTAATAGTAGCTTATCCCCAGGTTATGCAGGGGTAGAGAATCCTCTGTATAAAAGAACTGAGGGTATAAGTATATTATTAGGTGATGCCAGTGAAACATTAGAAAAGCTACTAGAGGAAATTAAAGTTACGTAA
- a CDS encoding helix-turn-helix transcriptional regulator, whose product MSKNLRLKAARALKDMSQKGLADAVGVTRQTINAIENGDYNPTIKLCISICRVLGKTLNDIFWEDEVNE is encoded by the coding sequence TTGAGTAAAAATTTAAGATTGAAGGCTGCAAGGGCATTAAAAGATATGTCTCAAAAAGGTTTAGCTGACGCAGTAGGGGTAACAAGACAAACTATAAATGCAATAGAAAACGGTGATTATAATCCAACTATAAAATTATGTATATCAATATGTAGAGTATTAGGTAAAACATTAAATGATATTTTTTGGGAGGATGAAGTTAATGAATAA
- a CDS encoding NAD(P) transhydrogenase subunit alpha, whose amino-acid sequence MSSLVLVIIFVISSTVGYKLIKNVPSLLHTPLMSGMNALSGITIIGALTTVSVIRYKYNPYLGGIIGGLAIILAMINVVGGFTVTHRMLRMFDKKGV is encoded by the coding sequence ATGTCGTCTTTGGTATTAGTTATTATTTTTGTAATATCTTCAACTGTAGGTTATAAACTAATTAAGAATGTTCCTAGCTTACTTCATACGCCACTTATGTCAGGAATGAATGCACTTAGTGGTATAACAATAATAGGCGCCTTAACTACTGTATCTGTTATACGTTACAAATACAATCCTTATTTAGGTGGCATTATAGGTGGCTTAGCTATAATTTTAGCTATGATAAATGTTGTAGGTGGGTTTACAGTAACCCATAGAATGTTACGCATGTTTGATAAGAAGGGGGTATGA
- a CDS encoding DUF6773 family protein, whose translation MNKNGLDEMQIMIKNKIGSQTFLLLMYLLLLDAGLFGFGFKWINYPANIMLIISFCSGIYVVRLISANAYIGPSNKKERPVLKVLLNMVIGTFSSIIIIIFLKNINTIDSQHIDEGTAPILFITAAIGILISSITAIIKRKQNKENEE comes from the coding sequence ATGAATAAAAATGGATTAGATGAAATGCAAATTATGATTAAGAATAAAATAGGGAGTCAAACGTTTTTGCTTTTAATGTATCTGCTGCTATTAGATGCAGGGTTATTTGGATTTGGTTTTAAATGGATTAACTACCCTGCCAATATTATGCTTATAATTTCGTTTTGTTCAGGTATTTATGTAGTTAGATTAATAAGTGCAAATGCCTACATAGGTCCATCTAATAAGAAAGAAAGACCGGTTCTGAAAGTATTGCTAAATATGGTGATTGGGACCTTTTCTTCAATAATAATTATAATTTTTCTAAAAAATATAAATACTATTGATAGTCAGCATATAGATGAAGGGACAGCACCTATTTTGTTTATAACTGCAGCAATAGGTATATTAATCTCTAGCATAACAGCGATAATAAAAAGAAAACAAAATAAAGAAAATGAAGAGTAA
- a CDS encoding transposase produces MNWCSSSNYGYTLKVNYKANPRKYGYPLRSSTEWKIQYNKRTSVERLNSRLNESLNVDNIRSKGIKKAKIHVLLNCISLIAGTIALNSSKKLKNVA; encoded by the coding sequence ATGAACTGGTGCTCTTCATCTAACTATGGCTACACTTTGAAGGTAAACTATAAAGCTAACCCAAGGAAGTATGGGTACCCGCTACGCTCATCTACTGAATGGAAGATTCAATATAATAAGAGGACTTCCGTAGAACGCTTAAATAGTAGACTTAATGAGAGTCTTAATGTTGACAATATTAGATCTAAAGGAATTAAGAAAGCAAAAATACATGTGCTATTAAACTGTATATCTTTAATTGCAGGGACTATAGCATTAAATTCTAGTAAAAAACTAAAAAATGTTGCTTAA
- a CDS encoding TMEM165/GDT1 family protein has translation MQELLKAFIFIFIAEMGDKTQILAMAFATKFPVKKVLFGIFLGSFFNHGLAVILGNYISDFIPINTIQIVAGLAFIGFSFWTLKLDEEDDDDEENVEKKNMLGPVLTVALAFFVGELGDKTQLTAITLATTNVNPLAILTGTVLGMTVTGGIGIIIGKKLGDKIPEVAIKLVAASVFMFFGFATLYQAVPVEYLRLQNLGIFFSVIFILIYIMLKPFITSIKLGEESAFKKKSRELFNYYNEIGQNIDKICLGKDTCGDCHGNSCLVGFTKTLIKNGLEKHELLKNEFLPIEDTYKKHYNKEQVLDSLSLTISLLKDEPNSNEFKNIHEIRKKLETILFKRSIERMDNWEEYKKSLLEIDKKSALKIFEICSTLEDF, from the coding sequence TTGCAAGAATTACTAAAGGCATTTATATTTATTTTTATTGCAGAAATGGGAGACAAAACTCAAATACTAGCAATGGCATTTGCTACTAAGTTTCCTGTAAAGAAGGTTTTATTTGGTATATTTCTAGGATCATTTTTTAATCATGGATTAGCAGTTATTTTAGGTAATTATATTTCAGATTTTATTCCGATTAATACTATTCAAATTGTTGCTGGATTAGCCTTTATCGGCTTCTCTTTTTGGACATTAAAGTTAGATGAAGAAGATGATGATGATGAGGAAAATGTAGAGAAGAAAAATATGCTTGGACCGGTGTTAACTGTTGCCTTGGCATTTTTTGTTGGTGAGTTGGGAGACAAAACACAGCTTACAGCTATAACATTAGCAACTACTAATGTTAATCCTCTAGCTATCTTAACTGGAACAGTGTTAGGAATGACTGTTACTGGAGGAATTGGAATTATTATTGGTAAAAAGCTTGGAGATAAAATACCCGAAGTTGCTATAAAATTAGTTGCAGCGTCTGTTTTTATGTTTTTTGGATTTGCAACTCTATATCAGGCTGTGCCAGTTGAGTATTTAAGATTACAGAATTTAGGTATATTTTTCTCAGTAATATTTATTTTGATATACATTATGCTTAAACCATTCATTACTAGTATAAAACTTGGAGAAGAGTCTGCTTTTAAGAAAAAATCCAGAGAATTATTTAATTACTATAACGAAATTGGACAAAATATAGATAAAATATGTTTAGGAAAAGATACTTGTGGAGATTGTCATGGTAACAGTTGTTTAGTAGGTTTTACAAAAACTCTAATTAAAAATGGACTTGAAAAACATGAGTTATTAAAAAATGAATTTCTTCCAATAGAAGATACTTATAAAAAGCACTACAACAAAGAGCAAGTTCTAGATAGTTTATCTTTAACCATATCATTATTAAAAGATGAACCTAATAGTAATGAGTTTAAAAATATCCATGAAATTAGAAAAAAGTTAGAGACTATTTTGTTTAAGAGAAGTATTGAGCGTATGGATAATTGGGAGGAATACAAAAAATCATTATTAGAAATAGATAAAAAAAGTGCCTTGAAAATTTTCGAAATCTGTAGTACATTAGAAGACTTTTAA
- the rsgA gene encoding ribosome small subunit-dependent GTPase A: MSKIDMKELGLSEGFLNEATLYTDLYIGRIISQYRNLYRVVTENGEMTAEISGKFRFDVKAITDYPAVGDFVMLDRNTDTNGNAIIQKVLSRKSAFIRRAAGTSHDEQIVASNIDTVFICMSLNNDFNLRRVERYLGISWDSGANPVIVLTKSDLCKDIANKTSELSKIAYGVDIVITSSMDKEGYLAIKDYLGYGKTVAFIGSSGVGKSTLINKLLGVDTLETREIGDDDKGRHTTTRREIFLTPFGGVVIDTPGMRELGIDRIDLSKAFMDIDELTMKCRFSDCTHINEPGCEVQKAILSGLLSEERLLSYLKLEKEAKYTGLNSKEIEKEKISTMFKEVGGMKNARKLIKEKNKRR; this comes from the coding sequence ATGAGCAAAATAGATATGAAAGAATTAGGTCTCAGTGAGGGATTTTTAAACGAAGCTACTTTATATACCGATCTTTATATAGGACGAATAATTTCTCAGTACAGAAATCTATATAGGGTTGTAACTGAAAATGGCGAAATGACAGCTGAAATCTCAGGGAAATTTAGATTCGATGTGAAAGCTATAACAGATTATCCTGCTGTTGGTGATTTTGTTATGCTTGACAGAAATACTGATACCAATGGGAATGCTATAATACAAAAAGTATTATCTAGAAAAAGTGCTTTTATTAGAAGGGCAGCGGGTACATCCCATGATGAACAGATTGTAGCGTCAAATATAGATACGGTTTTTATTTGTATGTCACTAAATAATGATTTTAATCTTCGTAGAGTTGAACGGTATTTAGGAATTTCTTGGGATAGTGGAGCTAATCCAGTGATAGTATTAACAAAATCAGATTTGTGTAAGGATATTGCTAATAAAACTTCCGAACTCAGTAAAATTGCTTATGGGGTTGATATTGTAATAACTTCTAGTATGGATAAAGAAGGTTATTTAGCAATTAAAGATTATCTAGGATATGGAAAAACTGTTGCATTTATAGGTTCATCTGGTGTAGGAAAATCCACTTTAATTAACAAGCTACTAGGCGTAGATACCCTTGAAACTAGAGAAATAGGAGATGATGATAAAGGAAGACATACAACAACTAGGAGAGAAATTTTTCTTACGCCATTTGGGGGTGTTGTAATAGATACTCCTGGAATGCGAGAACTCGGTATTGATAGAATTGATTTATCTAAAGCGTTTATGGATATAGATGAATTGACAATGAAATGTAGGTTTAGTGATTGTACTCATATTAATGAGCCGGGATGTGAGGTGCAAAAAGCTATCCTTAGCGGTTTATTAAGTGAGGAAAGACTCTTAAGCTACTTAAAATTAGAAAAAGAAGCGAAATATACTGGTTTAAATAGTAAGGAAATAGAAAAAGAAAAAATATCAACAATGTTTAAAGAGGTTGGGGGCATGAAAAATGCACGAAAACTGATAAAGGAAAAGAATAAAAGAAGATAA
- a CDS encoding transposase has protein sequence MIDDGTNPNWRMKRDTNGKKIKWCGWKLHIVCDSKSELPLDILITPASVYDGTVTIKLIQKFLNNYRDVFAPNYYAMDSGYDFEYIYEAITNDFNATPYTAYNHRGSYAPPEGLDEDFDPICSGRYKLVYWGKDKNFLKFRCPHAVGRCNCPTA, from the coding sequence ATTATTGATGACGGTACTAACCCTAACTGGAGGATGAAAAGAGATACTAATGGTAAGAAAATCAAATGGTGTGGCTGGAAACTGCACATAGTATGTGATTCTAAAAGTGAATTGCCACTAGATATTCTTATAACTCCTGCTAGTGTCTATGATGGTACAGTCACTATAAAACTAATACAAAAATTCCTTAATAACTATAGGGATGTTTTTGCTCCAAACTATTATGCTATGGATTCGGGATATGATTTTGAATATATCTACGAAGCTATAACTAATGATTTTAATGCTACTCCCTATACTGCATATAATCATAGGGGAAGTTATGCTCCACCAGAAGGATTAGATGAGGATTTTGATCCCATTTGTTCAGGTAGATACAAATTAGTTTACTGGGGCAAAGATAAAAACTTTCTTAAATTTAGGTGTCCACATGCAGTAGGAAGATGTAATTGCCCCACGGCATGA
- a CDS encoding NAD(P)-dependent oxidoreductase, which produces MGKLVLDEAKRCLQCKRPTCRDGCPINTDIPEMIRLLLDGNIQEAGENLFKNNPLSVICSLVCHHENQCEGHCVLARKSNPIQIGAIENYISDYRLDTLNLKPSEKLEGNIGIIGSGPAGITIAFMLALKGYNITIFEAHDKIGGVLRYGIPEFRLPPSILERLKSQLLKLGVKIRPNTLIGPVLTIEDLFRDGYDALFIGTGVWKPNKINIKGESLGHVHYAIDYLKNPEAFDLGEKVCIIGAGNVAMDVARTVLRKGIREAYIMYRKGFENISASEHEVQCAKMDGVKFELYKEPIELTNEGVIYRDNEAILKGELSDEEPKQELFKCDSIIIAVSQGPRTNIVSTTQGIEINKNGLIVTDEFGRTTREGVFASGDVVTGARTVVEAAKLSKQVSEVIHEYVQNKYKKINKSDE; this is translated from the coding sequence ATGGGAAAATTAGTACTTGATGAGGCTAAAAGATGTCTTCAATGTAAAAGGCCTACTTGTCGGGATGGTTGCCCGATAAATACAGATATACCAGAGATGATTAGGCTATTACTTGATGGGAATATCCAAGAAGCTGGTGAGAATTTATTTAAGAATAATCCTTTATCTGTTATTTGTTCTCTAGTTTGTCATCATGAAAACCAATGTGAAGGCCATTGCGTTTTGGCCAGAAAATCAAATCCTATTCAAATAGGGGCCATAGAAAATTACATCTCAGATTACAGATTAGATACATTGAATTTGAAGCCTTCGGAGAAATTAGAGGGAAATATAGGGATAATTGGCTCTGGACCAGCAGGTATTACTATTGCATTTATGCTAGCCCTTAAAGGTTATAATATAACTATATTTGAAGCACATGATAAGATAGGTGGAGTTTTAAGATATGGAATACCAGAATTTAGATTACCTCCAAGTATATTAGAAAGGCTAAAATCCCAATTGCTTAAGCTAGGGGTTAAGATTAGACCAAATACACTTATTGGACCAGTATTAACAATAGAGGATTTATTTAGAGATGGGTATGACGCTTTATTTATTGGAACTGGTGTTTGGAAACCCAATAAAATAAACATAAAAGGTGAAAGTCTTGGTCATGTTCATTACGCTATAGACTATCTTAAGAATCCAGAAGCATTTGATTTAGGTGAAAAAGTTTGTATAATTGGTGCAGGGAATGTAGCGATGGATGTGGCCCGTACGGTTCTAAGAAAAGGGATTAGAGAAGCGTATATAATGTATAGAAAAGGTTTTGAAAATATATCTGCTAGTGAACATGAAGTTCAATGTGCTAAAATGGACGGTGTCAAATTTGAATTATACAAAGAACCAATTGAGTTAACTAATGAGGGTGTTATATATAGAGATAATGAAGCTATATTAAAAGGTGAATTATCTGATGAAGAGCCTAAGCAAGAACTATTTAAATGTGATTCTATAATTATTGCAGTTAGTCAAGGACCTAGAACTAATATTGTCTCAACGACCCAGGGAATTGAGATAAATAAAAATGGACTAATCGTTACAGATGAGTTTGGTAGAACTACCCGTGAAGGCGTATTTGCTTCTGGAGACGTAGTAACTGGAGCTAGAACTGTAGTTGAGGCTGCTAAATTATCGAAGCAAGTAAGTGAAGTAATCCATGAATATGTACAAAATAAGTATAAAAAAATAAATAAAAGTGATGAGTAG
- the zupT gene encoding zinc transporter ZupT — MEGGGLLFAFSLTLLAGLSTGLGSAIALFTKKTNKKFLSLSLGLSAGVMIYVSMIEIFFKAQESLTSELGTVLGSWVTIISFFGGMLFIALIDKFIPGFEGTPEEKNSESITVAEEVAEDKSRLMRMGVFTALAVAIHNFPEGFATLISALQDPTLGISIAIAIAIHNIPEGIAVSIPIYYATGDKLKAFKYSFLSGIAEPIGALVGYLILAPFMSETIFGIIFAAVGGIMVFISLDQLLPAARDYGDHHLSVYGTVIGMIIMAISLVLLA, encoded by the coding sequence ATGGAAGGTGGGGGGCTATTATTTGCATTTAGCTTAACATTATTAGCGGGATTGTCTACCGGGCTTGGTAGCGCTATAGCACTATTTACAAAAAAAACAAACAAAAAATTTCTTTCTTTATCTTTAGGTTTATCTGCTGGGGTAATGATATATGTATCTATGATTGAGATCTTTTTTAAGGCCCAGGAATCACTAACTTCTGAGTTGGGTACTGTACTGGGTTCTTGGGTTACTATCATATCATTTTTCGGTGGAATGCTCTTCATTGCCTTAATAGACAAATTTATACCCGGTTTTGAAGGGACACCAGAAGAAAAAAACTCAGAGAGTATTACTGTTGCTGAAGAAGTTGCTGAAGATAAAAGCAGATTAATGAGAATGGGTGTTTTCACCGCATTAGCTGTAGCAATTCATAACTTTCCGGAGGGTTTCGCCACGTTGATTTCAGCCCTTCAAGATCCAACTCTGGGGATTAGTATAGCTATAGCAATAGCTATTCATAATATTCCGGAGGGGATTGCCGTATCTATACCGATATATTATGCAACAGGTGATAAGCTCAAAGCCTTTAAGTACTCTTTTCTTTCAGGTATAGCAGAGCCTATAGGGGCGTTAGTGGGATATTTAATATTAGCTCCATTTATGAGTGAAACAATTTTTGGAATTATATTTGCAGCGGTAGGTGGAATAATGGTATTTATTTCACTAGATCAACTATTACCAGCAGCCAGAGATTATGGAGATCATCATCTGTCTGTATACGGTACTGTGATAGGCATGATTATTATGGCTATTAGTTTGGTGTTACTCGCTTAA
- a CDS encoding NAD(P) transhydrogenase subunit alpha: MIIGVPKEIMKDEKRVAVTPDTVKKFVNDGATILVQRGCGLGANFMDDEYRQAGATIIDDVAEIYKQSDVILKVKEPIFNVEKNMHEIDMMNRGQYLISFLHPANSYNHEMVRKMATNGIIGLTLDGIPRISRAQRMDALTSMSTCAGYKGMIMAADTLSKFVPQLFTAVGMLKPANVMVIGSGVAGLQAIATAKRLGAVVYAADIRPEACEQAKSLGAKVIDCGVPAEIAVGKGGYANRLPEKWIIKERESLRDTIVKMDIVFLSALIPGKVAPIIVTEDMVKEMSPGSVIVDVSIDQGGNCEITSPGEVVTKHSVSIQGIKNIPGQLPTTSTWMFANNVYHIINYLTKDGSIVLDMNDEIVASTIVTDGEKILHQGTKEAMGIA, translated from the coding sequence ATGATCATAGGTGTTCCTAAAGAAATTATGAAGGATGAAAAGCGTGTAGCTGTAACTCCTGATACTGTGAAGAAATTTGTAAATGATGGGGCAACAATTTTAGTTCAAAGAGGTTGCGGATTAGGTGCTAACTTTATGGATGATGAATATCGTCAGGCTGGCGCTACTATTATTGATGATGTTGCTGAAATTTATAAACAATCAGATGTTATTTTGAAGGTAAAAGAACCTATATTTAATGTAGAAAAAAATATGCATGAGATAGATATGATGAATAGAGGACAATATTTAATTTCCTTTCTTCATCCCGCCAATAGCTATAACCATGAAATGGTTAGGAAGATGGCAACGAATGGTATTATAGGGCTAACCTTAGATGGGATTCCTCGTATTTCTAGAGCCCAGAGGATGGATGCACTGACATCTATGAGTACATGTGCTGGCTACAAAGGAATGATAATGGCAGCTGATACTTTATCAAAATTTGTTCCTCAGCTTTTTACTGCCGTAGGTATGCTGAAACCTGCAAATGTAATGGTTATAGGTTCAGGAGTTGCAGGGTTACAGGCAATTGCAACAGCTAAAAGACTTGGAGCTGTGGTTTATGCTGCTGATATTCGTCCTGAAGCCTGTGAGCAGGCTAAAAGCTTAGGCGCTAAGGTAATTGACTGTGGAGTACCTGCTGAAATTGCTGTAGGAAAAGGTGGATATGCAAATAGACTTCCTGAAAAATGGATTATTAAAGAAAGAGAGAGTCTAAGAGATACAATTGTAAAAATGGATATCGTTTTTTTAAGTGCTCTTATACCAGGAAAGGTAGCTCCAATAATTGTCACAGAAGATATGGTTAAAGAAATGAGTCCAGGTTCAGTAATAGTAGACGTATCTATTGATCAGGGTGGAAATTGTGAGATTACTTCACCTGGTGAAGTGGTAACTAAACATTCCGTAAGTATTCAAGGAATAAAAAATATTCCAGGTCAGCTTCCTACTACTTCAACTTGGATGTTTGCTAATAACGTTTACCATATAATTAACTATTTAACTAAAGATGGATCAATAGTTTTAGATATGAATGATGAAATAGTGGCGTCAACGATTGTTACTGATGGAGAAAAAATACTGCATCAGGGAACTAAAGAAGCCATGGGAATTGCATAA
- a CDS encoding D-2-hydroxyacid dehydrogenase → MKIVVLDGYTLNPGDLTWEDLEKLGELKVYNRTSYNSEDKETIVERVGDAEIIFTNKTPLTREMLEEMPNLKYIGVLATGYNVVDVEAAKEKGIAVTNIPTYGTMAVAQMTFALLLEMCHYVWAHSEDVKNGIWTNNVDWCFWKYPLIELAGKHIGIIGFGRIGQAVGRIAQAFGMNVLAYDENPILHLESDKLKYVKLEELLSESDVISLHCPLFENTKGIINKETINKMKESAIIINTSRGPLINEEDLAEALNTGRISGAAVDVVSSEPIKEDNPLLTAKNIIITPHIAWAPKESRIRLLDIAVTNLEKFLSGEPVNVVNS, encoded by the coding sequence GTGAAAATTGTAGTGTTAGATGGTTATACATTAAATCCAGGGGACTTGACTTGGGAAGACTTAGAAAAATTAGGGGAGTTGAAGGTCTATAATCGGACTTCTTATAACTCTGAAGATAAAGAAACAATTGTTGAAAGAGTAGGTGATGCTGAAATTATTTTTACTAATAAGACGCCTTTAACTAGAGAAATGCTAGAAGAAATGCCTAATCTAAAGTACATAGGAGTTTTAGCAACGGGCTATAATGTTGTAGATGTGGAAGCTGCAAAGGAAAAAGGTATAGCCGTAACAAATATTCCAACTTATGGTACTATGGCAGTAGCACAAATGACATTTGCTTTACTGCTGGAAATGTGTCATTACGTATGGGCCCATAGTGAAGATGTTAAAAATGGGATTTGGACAAACAATGTAGATTGGTGTTTTTGGAAATATCCACTAATAGAATTAGCGGGTAAGCATATTGGTATTATTGGTTTTGGAAGAATCGGACAGGCGGTTGGTCGAATAGCACAGGCCTTTGGTATGAATGTGCTAGCCTATGATGAAAACCCAATTCTCCACTTAGAAAGCGATAAACTAAAATATGTAAAATTAGAAGAACTTTTATCTGAGTCAGACGTAATTAGCCTTCATTGTCCATTATTCGAAAATACAAAAGGGATAATAAATAAGGAAACAATTAATAAAATGAAAGAAAGTGCTATTATAATAAACACATCTAGAGGCCCATTAATTAATGAAGAAGATTTAGCAGAAGCATTGAATACGGGTAGAATCTCTGGGGCAGCCGTTGATGTTGTATCTTCAGAACCGATTAAGGAAGACAATCCACTTTTAACTGCTAAAAATATTATAATAACACCTCATATAGCATGGGCTCCTAAGGAATCAAGAATACGATTGTTGGATATTGCAGTTACTAATCTAGAAAAATTTTTATCCGGTGAACCAGTTAATGTTGTTAACTCTTAA